A genomic segment from Rhodospirillum centenum SW encodes:
- a CDS encoding electron transfer flavoprotein-ubiquinone oxidoreductase, which produces MERESMQYDVVIVGAGAAGLSAAIRLKQLAAEQGHDVSVCVLEKGSEVGAHIVSGAVLDPRALTELIPDWKEKGAPLHTPVTDDRFYILKEEGGFRIPNFMLPPLMHNDGNYIISLGSLCRWLAQQAEALGVEIYPGFAAAEVVYNEDGSVKGVATGDMGIGKDGEPTDRYTPGMELHGTYTFFAEGVRGNLSKQLMERFDLRRDCDVQKYGIGIKELWQVDPAKHRPGRVSHTQGWPLDKKTTGGSFMYHLEDNLVAIGFVVNLDYWNPHLSPFEEFQRFKQHASIRAILEGGKRLSYGARAINEGGLQSVPKLAFPGGALIGCSAGFVNVPRIKGTHNAMETGMLAADAAFARLKAGVGPGDTLDVYEKSFKDSWAYEDLYKVRNVKPGLRWGMTLGTLHAGFQMWLHELKLNWLLPYTLHHRKADHESLVPADQAPKIKYPKPDGVVSFDRLSSVYLSNTNHEEDQPAHLKLKDPSIPISYNLPTYDEPAQRYCPAGVYEVVRNDDGSNPRFVINFQNCVHCKTCDIKDPQQNIVWTVPEGGGGPNYPNM; this is translated from the coding sequence ATGGAACGAGAATCGATGCAGTACGACGTCGTGATCGTGGGCGCCGGCGCAGCCGGTCTGTCCGCCGCGATCCGGCTCAAACAGCTCGCCGCGGAACAGGGACACGATGTCAGCGTCTGCGTCCTGGAGAAGGGCTCCGAAGTCGGAGCCCATATCGTATCCGGGGCTGTCCTGGACCCGCGGGCTCTCACGGAACTGATCCCCGACTGGAAGGAGAAGGGGGCTCCCCTCCACACCCCCGTCACGGACGACCGCTTCTACATCCTGAAGGAGGAGGGCGGCTTCCGCATCCCGAACTTCATGTTGCCGCCGCTGATGCACAATGACGGCAACTACATCATCAGCCTGGGCTCGCTCTGCCGCTGGCTGGCACAGCAGGCCGAAGCCCTGGGCGTGGAGATCTATCCCGGCTTCGCCGCGGCCGAGGTGGTGTACAACGAGGACGGCTCGGTCAAGGGCGTCGCCACGGGCGACATGGGCATCGGCAAGGACGGGGAGCCGACCGACCGCTACACCCCCGGCATGGAGCTGCACGGCACCTATACCTTCTTCGCCGAGGGGGTGCGCGGGAACCTGTCAAAGCAGTTGATGGAGCGCTTCGACCTGCGCCGCGACTGCGATGTGCAGAAGTACGGCATCGGCATCAAGGAACTCTGGCAGGTCGATCCCGCCAAGCACAGGCCGGGCCGGGTCTCCCACACCCAGGGCTGGCCCCTGGACAAGAAGACCACCGGCGGGTCCTTCATGTACCACCTGGAGGACAATCTGGTCGCCATCGGCTTCGTGGTGAACCTGGACTACTGGAACCCCCACCTGTCGCCCTTCGAGGAATTCCAGCGCTTCAAGCAGCACGCGTCGATCCGGGCCATCCTGGAGGGTGGCAAGCGGCTGTCCTACGGTGCCCGCGCCATCAACGAGGGCGGCCTCCAGTCGGTGCCGAAGCTGGCCTTCCCCGGCGGTGCGCTGATCGGCTGCTCCGCCGGCTTCGTGAACGTGCCCCGCATCAAGGGCACCCACAACGCCATGGAGACGGGCATGCTGGCCGCCGACGCGGCCTTCGCCCGGCTGAAGGCGGGTGTCGGCCCGGGCGACACGCTGGACGTCTACGAGAAGTCCTTCAAGGACAGCTGGGCCTACGAGGATCTGTACAAGGTCCGCAACGTGAAGCCGGGCCTGCGCTGGGGCATGACCCTGGGCACCCTGCACGCCGGCTTCCAGATGTGGCTGCACGAGCTGAAGCTGAACTGGCTGCTGCCCTACACGCTGCACCACAGGAAGGCCGACCATGAGAGCCTGGTGCCGGCCGACCAGGCGCCGAAGATCAAGTATCCGAAGCCGGACGGCGTCGTCAGCTTCGACCGCCTCTCCTCGGTCTACCTCTCCAACACGAACCATGAGGAAGACCAGCCGGCGCACCTGAAGCTGAAGGATCCCTCGATCCCGATCAGCTACAACCTGCCCACCTACGACGAGCCGGCGCAGCGCTACTGCCCGGCCGGGGTCTACGAGGTGGTGCGCAACGACGACGGCAGCAATCCGCGCTTCGTCATCAACTTCCAGAACTGCGTCCACTGCAAGACCTGCGATATCAAGGACCCGCAGCAGAACATCGTCTGGACCGTGCCGGAGGGCGGCGGGGGTCCGAACTATCCGAACATGTGA